The nucleotide window GAGGCTGTTTATTTTTGTTTCAGATTTTGTATGTCTCCGACGGGCAAGGGGAATGATTCCCCTTGCATCCCCCGTTGCGCCCGGCGCGGACCGGTCAGCTGTACCCTTTCGGGCGTTCATGGCGGCATCACCGGCACGGAGCAAGGCAGTACAACGCGCCGCAGGCGTATCTGTGAAATATGCGAGGCGCGTACTGAGGGTGCAGGGAGGTCACCTCCCTGCCCGCCGGAGGCTACCTCCTTTACTCCGCTTGCCCGACCTGCTCCCGAAGTTGTACACAAAGAACGTACAATAAATGTTCATAACAAAAATAAACCATTAATATAAAAAATATTATCATATAATCACTTTCAAAATAAAAAACCCCCGCCGGAATCACCGGCGGGGGTTATCTACAATATTTTTCTTTTATATTTCTACATACTGGATGTGTTATCTACACCGTATGTCTGTAAAGCAAGAGTTCCGTCCAGATACCCTTTATACGAAACAAGCACTGTCATGAACTCATCCATGCGTTCTCTGGATACGGGTTGCGAACGGGGGTTGGTTACTCTGGAAGGGTTAAGGTATTTACCATAGCGTTTCATGCGGAAATCAAGATGAGGCCCTGTGGCGTACCCTGTTGCTCCCACATAGCCTATAACCTGTCCCTGAGCCACTTTCTGCCCGCTGCGGATGCCTCTGGCATAACGCGACATATGAAGATACGCGCTTTCGTATCCGTTCATGTGCCGTATTTTAACATACTTTCCGGCGGCCTTGGTTCTGGCAACGGCCACAACGGTACCGCTGCCTATGGCTTTGATGGGGGTGCCTGTGGGGGCGGCGTAATCTATTCCGTGATGTGGTCTGACAATATTAAGCACAGGATGCAGACGGGCATTGCTGTAGCCCGACGAGATTCTTCTGAAATCAAGAGGAGCCTTCAGAAAGGCCTTGCGCAGGCTTTTGCCGTCCGCTGTGTAATATTCGCCCCTGCCGCCGTCTTCCAGCAAAAAGCCTTCATACGGGGTGTCCTGGTTGACAAAACGGGCAGCCAGAATACGTCCGTACCCTTTGAACTCACCTTCACGGTAGCGTTTTTCCACCACCACGGTAAAACTGTCGCCTTCGCGTATATCCCTGATGAAATCCACTTCCCACATGAAAATGTCTGCAAGGCGGTATGCCAGCGCAGCACCTTCACCGGCGTTTTCCACTGCGGTGAACAGGTTGGACTCTATTTTTCCTTCCACTCTGTCCAGCTGGATATCATAGGGAATAGGTTCCACTGCGGCGTGAAAAATATCACCGTCCCGCGCCACGGTCAGGATGCTTGTGTCATCTATTTCATACCGGAACGACTGAAGTTCATCCTGCAGACAGGTCACGCTCCAGGGCTGCCCCGCCTTGATACGGGAAAGGCTGAATACGTCATTGCACTGCCTTGCCAGAGAATAAACCTCTGCCGGAGAGAGCCAGTTTTCCAGAATACCGGAAACCGTATCGCCGGGCTGGATGGTGCCTGTGATGGTTTCTGGCACGGGCACCGGAGGCATCTCAGGCGTGGCAACATCCTCTGTCATGCTCTGCTGCGCACCGCCGGTCACAGCCTCGGGCGTGGTATCTTCGTCGCGCAAAAACAGCCCCGTGACGATCACAAGGCATAAGGTGACAACCGCCATACCGGCCGCAAGGCGTTTTTTCCGCGTATCCGCAGTCCGCAGTGTGTTTCTTTTTTTTACTGGCCGCATTAATCCTTCCCGCACGGAAGTCCGTGTACTCTGTTTGTCTGGTTACCTCCACCTGACAGCGGCGTGTACCCTACACAAGGCTACTATACAAGCCTATGGAGAACACAAGAGATTGTCTAGACTTTTTCCACAACTATAACGCCACGTTCGCCGGGCCTTTCAGTGCAGGCAGCAAGCTTGTTAAAAACCTTTAAATCTGATATGTTTCTAAGGTTGGATTGTACTGCTCCGGCATGCTGTAATTTTCTTTTGCCCATGCCATGCCATCCCGCATTTAAAAATACATAATTTGCAATAGATACGTGTTAAAAAAAGCGCTGCGCCAACACTTCAGGCAGTCCTGCACCGAACAGGATCTGCACCGGTGGTTTGATCCGCTGGATATCACCCTGGCCGATGAAAAACGGCTTGAGGTGCGTTTTCCGCATCGTTTTTTTGCGGAATGGTTTTCCACTCAGGTGCAGGGCC belongs to Oleidesulfovibrio alaskensis DSM 16109 and includes:
- a CDS encoding M23 family metallopeptidase; translation: MAVVTLCLVIVTGLFLRDEDTTPEAVTGGAQQSMTEDVATPEMPPVPVPETITGTIQPGDTVSGILENWLSPAEVYSLARQCNDVFSLSRIKAGQPWSVTCLQDELQSFRYEIDDTSILTVARDGDIFHAAVEPIPYDIQLDRVEGKIESNLFTAVENAGEGAALAYRLADIFMWEVDFIRDIREGDSFTVVVEKRYREGEFKGYGRILAARFVNQDTPYEGFLLEDGGRGEYYTADGKSLRKAFLKAPLDFRRISSGYSNARLHPVLNIVRPHHGIDYAAPTGTPIKAIGSGTVVAVARTKAAGKYVKIRHMNGYESAYLHMSRYARGIRSGQKVAQGQVIGYVGATGYATGPHLDFRMKRYGKYLNPSRVTNPRSQPVSRERMDEFMTVLVSYKGYLDGTLALQTYGVDNTSSM